The genomic DNA CAGGCTCTGGCAGCCATGCGCTCCGCACTGCCGCTTCCGACATGGCGGACGGAATTTTCATTCCCGTACCTAAAGTGGAGGCAAAACTATCTGCGGGGGGCGGCTCGCTTGAAGTGGGCGCCACTGCGACCGGAGAGCATCTGTTCCACAGTACATGGTTGCGCCGTAAAGGAAATCCCGCAGACATGGTACTGATGGATGTGGTGGGAGACAGTATGGAACCGGAAATATTTGCAGGTGATACTGTGCTTGTTGATCAGGGAAACCAGACATTGCGCAACGGAGCCATTTTCGCCATGGGCGTGGATGACTCGGTACTTGTGAAGCGCGTACAAAGTGCCCCCGAAGGTCTGGTACTGCTCAGCGAAAACCCGTCATATTCTCCGGTGCTTCTTCAGGGCGATGAAATTGAAACTGTCAGGGTGATTGGCAAAGTCATCTGGATAAGCAGAGAGTACCGCTGACAGGACAATATATATACGGGCGGCCCGCCGCCCTTTATTTTACAAAAACATGTTCACTTTTTGCAACAAGGAGACCGCCATGCAAAAACGATTCTGCACTTGCGGAACAGCAGTCTGGGTTTGCTACCTTTTCAACTCATGGAGCAGCGTGTTCTTCAATTGCGAAGATGAAGACTCTTCTGCCCTGCTTGCCCGTTGTCCCTGCTGCGGCAACAAGCTGGATATCAATCAGCTCAAATAGCTGCGGCTGTGGTGTTAATAAAAGTTAACACGCACTGCTCCGCAGCAATGGCTGACTGCGCATGCTGTCCATTCCCCGAACATAAAAGCCCGCCGGTGTGGTGTCGGCGGGCTTTTATGCACATGGCAAAAGAACGAAAGAGTCAGATGGCAGGCACGTTGCGCGCGATGTCTTCTGCCAGCAACGCCAGCAGGCGGCTGTGAGCCTGCACATATCCGCTGTAATTATTCTGTTGCGCAGAAAGCCTGTTCACAAAGTAGTGCCACTCCCCGGTATCCGCACCACCGCTGTCCAGCCGCCACATGGCTTCCATTGTCACATCACCGTCTGTCGAAGCATCCAAACGCAAAATGACAATCTTCACCCGGTCTTCACCGGCCGCATAGCTTTCTGTGACAACAGCACGGTTCGTATCACCGGCAAGTTTTCTGGCCAACATGCGCGAGATGGAATCACGCAGCGGCTCAGCCCAGTAATCAAACTCTGCAAGATAGATCCGGCCTGCATCTCCGCGTACAACGATATTCGGACGATCCAAATACGGCGGAATTTCGACCTTTTCCAGCCACAGCACTGCGCGGGCTTCCTGCGGCACCGCGGCCGGCAGCACGTCATCAGCAGAAAGCAGATAAAATCTCGTGGGGGCGCTTTTTCCCGCACAACCTGTCAGCAAACCTGCAGCAAACAGCAGACATAACAAAGCCCGCAAAACTCCGGAACAGACACTCATACGCATGCTACCTCCTGTACTCACCTTTGCCCCGGATCAGGGCTTCCGGATGCCGCTCAAGATAATCAGCCCACACCCGCAACGAACGGGCTGCGCCTGTAAGCTCTCTCAACGCTTCCCGCATATCACGCACGATGGCAGCATCAGGGGCTGTAAGCGCCTCCACACCTTCCATCGCTTTTTCCGAACGCCGGGCAGCGGCCTCCAGTGCATCCAGCGAAGCGCGCATGGCAACCGCCGTTTCCTCGGTCTGTGACTTCAGAGTATCCGCCAGTGAACCGTATCTGCCGAGCACATCTTGCGACTTCTTACCAAGCGGCTCCACAGCCGCATGCGTGTCCCGCATCAGTCTTTCTGCAGCCGACACAGCCAGACGGGCCTCCTGCGCAAGGGCAAGAAGCTCCGCGGGCAAGGCCTGTGTTTCAGGTCTGCTGACCAACCTGTCCACAGCCTGCAGCGTGTTCGCAAACCGTCCTGCAAGCTCTTTGACGGGAATCTGCTCAAGCGTTCTGGCAACCTCTTCCATGGCTGATGATATAGTGGGAATTTCAGGCAGCCGCGCCCTTTCATGCAGGACAGGTCTGGTATCGGGATAAAAATCCAGCGTGAT from Oleidesulfovibrio alaskensis DSM 16109 includes the following:
- a CDS encoding LexA family transcriptional regulator, giving the protein MNTKQQSNKDTMEKLSFDTFFRRVKESTEINTQQALARALGVNRSAVSQAKQREKVPEKWVLKIARMFALSPDWLESGSGSHALRTAASDMADGIFIPVPKVEAKLSAGGGSLEVGATATGEHLFHSTWLRRKGNPADMVLMDVVGDSMEPEIFAGDTVLVDQGNQTLRNGAIFAMGVDDSVLVKRVQSAPEGLVLLSENPSYSPVLLQGDEIETVRVIGKVIWISREYR
- a CDS encoding PqiC family protein, which codes for MRMSVCSGVLRALLCLLFAAGLLTGCAGKSAPTRFYLLSADDVLPAAVPQEARAVLWLEKVEIPPYLDRPNIVVRGDAGRIYLAEFDYWAEPLRDSISRMLARKLAGDTNRAVVTESYAAGEDRVKIVILRLDASTDGDVTMEAMWRLDSGGADTGEWHYFVNRLSAQQNNYSGYVQAHSRLLALLAEDIARNVPAI
- a CDS encoding MlaD family protein, translated to MSRFKNSFVVGVFVSGALIVAVASVALFGSGRFFTETVQCVMFFKGSVKGLTIGSPVMFRGVKVGSVSSISIYTDPEALEFTIPVVVDFDTRQMVVSSSAVTSGEASLEQMLGVGEQGVLDRLIGNGLRARLDLQSFVTGQLVITLDFYPDTRPVLHERARLPEIPTISSAMEEVARTLEQIPVKELAGRFANTLQAVDRLVSRPETQALPAELLALAQEARLAVSAAERLMRDTHAAVEPLGKKSQDVLGRYGSLADTLKSQTEETAVAMRASLDALEAAARRSEKAMEGVEALTAPDAAIVRDMREALRELTGAARSLRVWADYLERHPEALIRGKGEYRR